The following proteins come from a genomic window of Gammaproteobacteria bacterium:
- a CDS encoding glycosyltransferase produces the protein MITVLHTESSLGLGGQEKRILRELELIDRSRFRPLYLCQPGAKSIAPAEALDVPVSTIRMRNAFNPVTILGIARLLRRERVDVVHTHSSRDAWLTGMAARLAGIPVVRTRHLQTPIGGPFVYARLADRVVTVSGQVREYLVSEGVPADQVLSIPTGIDLQRFDPDRNDLKDIRTEFGIAPDAFVIGIIAVLRKAKGHHHLLAAFARLAADHPRLHLLIAGDGPQWDNLHALAEQLELGDRVTFTGHRTDVPDILNALNLFVLPSHMEALGTALLEAMAMGVPVVASDVGGIPEAVGEAGVLCAAEDTDGLAAAVQGVVDDDTLRLTLIEQGRYRARELYDQNLMVRRLEDLYESLLGKHQ, from the coding sequence ATGATCACCGTATTGCACACCGAATCCTCGCTGGGCCTGGGCGGCCAGGAAAAGCGCATCCTGCGCGAACTGGAACTGATCGACCGCAGCCGTTTCCGCCCGCTGTACCTGTGCCAGCCGGGCGCCAAGTCCATCGCACCCGCCGAGGCGCTGGACGTGCCCGTCTCGACGATACGCATGCGCAACGCCTTCAACCCGGTGACGATTCTCGGCATCGCGCGGCTGCTGCGCCGCGAGCGGGTGGACGTCGTACACACACACAGCTCGCGCGATGCCTGGCTGACCGGCATGGCGGCGCGGCTGGCCGGCATCCCGGTGGTGCGCACCCGTCATCTGCAGACCCCGATCGGCGGTCCGTTCGTCTACGCCAGGCTGGCCGACCGGGTGGTGACCGTCAGCGGACAGGTGCGCGAATACCTGGTCTCCGAAGGCGTACCCGCCGATCAGGTGCTGAGCATCCCGACCGGCATCGACCTGCAGCGCTTCGATCCCGACCGCAACGACCTGAAGGACATTCGCACCGAGTTCGGCATCGCGCCCGATGCGTTCGTGATCGGCATCATCGCCGTGCTGCGCAAGGCCAAGGGGCACCACCACCTGCTCGCGGCCTTCGCTCGCCTGGCCGCCGACCATCCGCGCCTGCACCTGCTGATCGCCGGCGACGGACCGCAGTGGGACAACCTGCACGCCCTGGCCGAACAGCTCGAGCTGGGCGACCGCGTCACCTTCACCGGCCATCGCACGGACGTGCCGGATATCCTCAACGCCCTGAACCTGTTCGTGCTGCCCTCGCACATGGAGGCGCTCGGCACCGCCCTGCTGGAGGCCATGGCCATGGGCGTGCCCGTCGTGGCTTCCGACGTGGGCGGCATTCCGGAGGCCGTGGGCGAAGCCGGTGTGCTGTGCGCCGCCGAGGATACCGACGGCCTGGCCGCGGCCGTGCAGGGCGTGGTCGACGACGACACCCTGCGCCTCACCCTGATCGAACAGGGCCGCTACCGGGCGCGCGAACTGTACGACCAGAATCTGATGGTCCGCAGACTCGAAGACCTGTACGAATCCCTGCTGGGCAAGCATCAATGA
- a CDS encoding polysaccharide deacetylase family protein, translating to MNARIVPVLMYHHVTAEPGLVTVSPEHFEQQMRWLKTRGYHTVRADELLGFVRGEQALPARSVMITFDDGYLDNYVHAYPVLQKLGLHAVIFAVTRWIGNGATRPHAGQPGEPPATPGHKACKHAIAEGRADEVMLRWSEIVAMEAEGSIEVHSHTHSHVRWDREHADERERIQAVQNDLQRSHHELYEQLGRRSRHLCWPWGYFEPGYVPAAREAGFEALYTTARGLARKGSDPLAIPRIVVKDRGADWFGARMRLYTRPWLGPLYLRLRGA from the coding sequence ATGAACGCCCGCATCGTCCCTGTCCTGATGTATCACCACGTCACGGCCGAGCCGGGGCTGGTGACGGTCAGCCCCGAACATTTCGAGCAGCAGATGCGCTGGCTGAAGACGCGCGGCTATCACACGGTTCGCGCGGACGAACTGCTCGGCTTCGTGCGCGGCGAACAGGCGCTGCCCGCACGCAGCGTGATGATCACCTTCGACGACGGCTACCTGGACAATTACGTGCACGCCTATCCCGTGCTGCAGAAGCTGGGACTGCATGCGGTGATCTTCGCCGTCACGCGCTGGATCGGAAACGGCGCGACCCGCCCCCATGCCGGTCAGCCGGGTGAACCGCCCGCAACACCCGGACACAAGGCCTGCAAGCACGCCATTGCCGAAGGACGCGCCGATGAGGTCATGCTGCGCTGGTCCGAGATCGTGGCCATGGAGGCGGAGGGCAGCATCGAGGTGCATTCCCATACCCACAGCCACGTACGCTGGGACCGGGAGCACGCGGACGAGCGGGAGCGTATCCAGGCAGTGCAGAACGACCTGCAGCGCAGCCACCACGAGCTGTACGAACAACTGGGCCGGCGCAGCCGGCACCTGTGCTGGCCCTGGGGCTACTTCGAACCGGGATACGTGCCGGCCGCGCGCGAAGCGGGCTTCGAGGCCCTGTACACCACCGCCCGCGGCCTGGCCCGCAAAGGGAGCGACCCGCTGGCCATCCCCCGCATCGTGGTCAAGGACCGCGGCGCCGACTGGTTCGGCGCCCGCATGCGGCTTTATACCCGCCCCTGGCTGGGCCCGCTTTATCTGCGGC